The Impatiens glandulifera chromosome 3, dImpGla2.1, whole genome shotgun sequence genome contains a region encoding:
- the LOC124932730 gene encoding uncharacterized protein LOC124932730 isoform X3 yields MHRTSFHPQLEHTMKLILIASSPVVEGQTLADSSTKTEVPKNQDSISKEAAQNEKTCEPTFYEKSSKVVELVENQCKQGSATSCTRQSEVGSLEQSGQKGESPMLMSEDILPDSSGLSKSKHMKLTDLPRRTSKRLAGIQIHQPLEIKTKNETRSSLASHLGEVVGNVGELVKKTETDIIEQMQLDPKKHTDSRRDPAIIGNVEESVGKIESEDTTKKQKMIETENNIKKKSNQKPTDWPRRISKRLAGIDIVPQLEHKIPTHPRRISAEPLHESKDCLAENVINTGQVQEESSTVVVSAETNQFIPPGADKTVEEETKLPVEVLLSEIWMDPCFEFAVKTLTGDIPIEDHLKLDKIPQPSTITTPPFSKCPWEDDPCFEFAVKTLTGDIEIEDYPREFQTRIGGDRDSDSRAPPTDSTRNDGALQGQLNNKRKKST; encoded by the exons ATGCATAGAACATCCTTTCATCCGCAGCTTGAGCACACAATGAAACTGATACTTATT GCATCATCACCAGTTGTCGAGGGACAAACTTTAGCAGATAGCTCAACAAAGACAGAGGTACCAAAGAATCAGGACTCCATTTCGAAAGAAGCTGCACAGAATGAAAAAACTTGTGAACCCACCTTCTATGAAAAGAGTTCAAAAGTTGTCGAGCTCGTAGAAAATCAAT GTAAGCAAGGCTCTGCAACTTCATGCACTAGACAATCAGAAGTTGGGTCTTTGGAGCAAAGTGGACAGAAGGGTGAGTCACCCATGCTAATGTCTGAAGATATCCTGCCAGACTCGTCAGGACTTAGTAAGTCGAAACACATGAAACTGACTGATTTGCCTCGTCGTACCTCAAAGCGCCTTGCAGGCATTCAAATTCACCAACCTCTGgaaattaaaacaaagaatGAAACTCGCTCATCGTTGGCTAGCCATTTGGGTGAGGTAGTAGGCAATGTAGGAGAATTGGTTAAGAAGACTGAAACTGACATTATCGAGCAGATGCAGTTAGATCCCAAGAAACACACTGACTCTCGTCGAGATCCTGCGATAATCGGTAATGTAGAAGAATCTGTTGGAAAGATCGAATCTGAGGATACGACTAAGAAACAGAAGATGATAGAAACAGAAAACAATATCAAGAAAAAGTCAAACCAGAAACCGACTGATTGGCCTCGCCGGATTTCAAAGCGACTTGCCGGCATCGATATCGTTCCGCAGTTGGAACATAAAATCCCCACTCATCCACGTCGTATCTCAGCTGAACCGTTGCATGAATCAAAAGACTGTTTAGCTGAAAATGTAATAAACACAGGTCAAGTGCAAGAAGAATCATCCACTGTTGTTGTTTCAGCCGAAACAAACCAATTTATTCCTCCTGGAGCTGATAAaacagttgaagaagaaacaaaattACCTGTGGAAGTGTTATTGAGTGAAATCTGGATGGACCCTTGTTTTGAGTTTGCAGTAAAAACTCTTACAGGCGATATTCCTATTGAGGATCATCTAAAGCTTGATAAGATTCCACAACCATCTACAATTACAACTCCACCCTTCTCCAAATGCCCGTGGGAAGATGACCCGTGTTTTGAATTTGCGGTTAAGACACTTACTGGTGATATCGAGATTGAAGACTACCCTAGAGAATTTCAAACGAGAATAGGTGGAGATAGAGACTCAGATTCTCGCGCTCCACCAACTGATTCTACTAGAAATGATGGTGCATTACAAGGTCAGTTGaataacaaaagaaagaaatcaacatAG
- the LOC124932730 gene encoding methyl-CpG-binding domain-containing protein 13-like isoform X1: MADSESLPEGWTIEVKVRKHGRKDKYYTDPTRGYTFQSRRDALRYSQTGELGKYVKSKDKENTDREMENDKASSPVVEGQTLADSSTKTEVPKNQDSISKEAAQNEKTCEPTFYEKSSKVVELVENQCKQGSATSCTRQSEVGSLEQSGQKGESPMLMSEDILPDSSGLSKSKHMKLTDLPRRTSKRLAGIQIHQPLEIKTKNETRSSLASHLGEVVGNVGELVKKTETDIIEQMQLDPKKHTDSRRDPAIIGNVEESVGKIESEDTTKKQKMIETENNIKKKSNQKPTDWPRRISKRLAGIDIVPQLEHKIPTHPRRISAEPLHESKDCLAENVINTGQVQEESSTVVVSAETNQFIPPGADKTVEEETKLPVEVLLSEIWMDPCFEFAVKTLTGDIPIEDHLKLDKIPQPSTITTPPFSKCPWEDDPCFEFAVKTLTGDIEIEDYPREFQTRIGGDRDSDSRAPPTDSTRNDGALQGQLNNKRKKST, translated from the exons ATGGCGGATTCAGAATCCCTACCGGAAGGCTGGACTATAGAAGTGAAAGTACGAAAACACGGGAGGAAAGACAAG TACTACACCGATCCTACAAGGGGATATACATTCCAGTCTAGAAGAGATGCCCTTCGATATAGTCAAACCGGAGAACTGGGAAAGTACGTGAAGTCCAAGGACAAAGAAAACACTGACAGGGAAATGGAAAATGATAAG GCATCATCACCAGTTGTCGAGGGACAAACTTTAGCAGATAGCTCAACAAAGACAGAGGTACCAAAGAATCAGGACTCCATTTCGAAAGAAGCTGCACAGAATGAAAAAACTTGTGAACCCACCTTCTATGAAAAGAGTTCAAAAGTTGTCGAGCTCGTAGAAAATCAAT GTAAGCAAGGCTCTGCAACTTCATGCACTAGACAATCAGAAGTTGGGTCTTTGGAGCAAAGTGGACAGAAGGGTGAGTCACCCATGCTAATGTCTGAAGATATCCTGCCAGACTCGTCAGGACTTAGTAAGTCGAAACACATGAAACTGACTGATTTGCCTCGTCGTACCTCAAAGCGCCTTGCAGGCATTCAAATTCACCAACCTCTGgaaattaaaacaaagaatGAAACTCGCTCATCGTTGGCTAGCCATTTGGGTGAGGTAGTAGGCAATGTAGGAGAATTGGTTAAGAAGACTGAAACTGACATTATCGAGCAGATGCAGTTAGATCCCAAGAAACACACTGACTCTCGTCGAGATCCTGCGATAATCGGTAATGTAGAAGAATCTGTTGGAAAGATCGAATCTGAGGATACGACTAAGAAACAGAAGATGATAGAAACAGAAAACAATATCAAGAAAAAGTCAAACCAGAAACCGACTGATTGGCCTCGCCGGATTTCAAAGCGACTTGCCGGCATCGATATCGTTCCGCAGTTGGAACATAAAATCCCCACTCATCCACGTCGTATCTCAGCTGAACCGTTGCATGAATCAAAAGACTGTTTAGCTGAAAATGTAATAAACACAGGTCAAGTGCAAGAAGAATCATCCACTGTTGTTGTTTCAGCCGAAACAAACCAATTTATTCCTCCTGGAGCTGATAAaacagttgaagaagaaacaaaattACCTGTGGAAGTGTTATTGAGTGAAATCTGGATGGACCCTTGTTTTGAGTTTGCAGTAAAAACTCTTACAGGCGATATTCCTATTGAGGATCATCTAAAGCTTGATAAGATTCCACAACCATCTACAATTACAACTCCACCCTTCTCCAAATGCCCGTGGGAAGATGACCCGTGTTTTGAATTTGCGGTTAAGACACTTACTGGTGATATCGAGATTGAAGACTACCCTAGAGAATTTCAAACGAGAATAGGTGGAGATAGAGACTCAGATTCTCGCGCTCCACCAACTGATTCTACTAGAAATGATGGTGCATTACAAGGTCAGTTGaataacaaaagaaagaaatcaacatAG
- the LOC124931306 gene encoding probable methyltransferase PMT16, translating into MADEYYTPISKPNQTNSLWKLKAKIYPILLITFLCSISYYLGFWQGGGSSTFSGVTRLNFEEPIPYISTVNSNSSVVGANLDFSSHHSEDDGVAGVSAADEDNVKIYPPCDVKYSEYTPCQDVKRSAKFPLDRLIFRERHCPAKTEQLKCRVPAPYGYKTPFQWPHSRDLAWYANVPHKELTVEKAVQNWIRYEGDRFRFPGGGTQFPHGANKYIDDIGKLIDLKQGEIRTAVDTGCGVASWGAYLLSRNITAMSIAPRDSHEAQVQFALERGVPALIGVLASKRLPYPSRAFDMAHCSRCLIPWAQNDGVLLMEVDRILRPGGYWVLSGPPIQWRKQWKGWQRTREDLNAEQTAIEDLAKSLCWVKLIEKDDIAVWQKPRNHLGCKTSRQICSISNNVADPDQAWYTNMETCLTPVPDVSQDLAKWPARLNSIPPRIKSGSVNGVTGESFMEDSEVWRRRVLRYKNVNSELRKPGRYRNLLDMNANLGGFAAALINDPVWVMNVVPVEANVNTLGAVYERGLIGTYHSWCEAMSTYPRTYDVIHADSVFSLYENKCEMEDILLEMDRILRPEGSVIIRDDVDLVLKVKKIVEGLKWESQIIDHEDGPLKREKLLFAVKTYWTAPPPHQQN; encoded by the exons ATGGCGGATGAATACTACACACCAATCTCAAAACCCAATCAAACAAACTCTCTTTGGAAATTAAAAGCTAAGATTTACCCCATTCTCTTAATCACTTTCCTCTGTTCCATTTCCTATTATCTGGGTTTCTGGCAAGGCGGTGGCTCCTCCACTTTTTCCGGCGTCACCAGACTCAACTTCGAAGAACCGATCCCATACATTTCCACCGTCAATTCTAACTCATCGGTGGTCGGAGCAAATCTAGATTTCTCGTCTCATCACTCGGAGGATGACGGAGTCGCCGGAGTTTCTGCCGCCGACGAAGATAACGTTAAGATCTACCCGCCGTGTGATGTTAAGTACAGCGAATACACGCCGTGTCAAGACGTTAAGAGATCGGCGAAATTCCCATTGGATAGACTTATATTCAGGGAAAGACATTGTCCGGCGAAGACGGAGCAGCTTAAGTGCCGTGTACCGGCGCCCTACGGTTACAAAACCCCATTTCA aTGGCCACATAGCAGGGATTTGGCTTGGTATGCAAATGTACCTCACAAAGAATTAACAGTTGAGAAGGCGGTTCAAAACTGGATCCGATACGAAGGAGACCGGTTCAGGTTTCCGGGTGGGGGAACCCAGTTCCCACATGGAGCTAACAAATACATAGACGATATCGGAAAACTCATTGATCTCAAACAAGGTGAAATTCGGACCGCAGTGGATACCGGATGCGGG GTAGCAAGTTGGGGAGCTTATTTACTATCTCGGAATATAACAGCAATGTCAATTGCTCCAAGAGATAGCCATGAAGCTCAAGTTCAGTTTGCATTGGAAAGAGGAGTGCCGGCTTTGATCGGAGTTCTTGCTTCGAAAAGACTTCCATACCCTTCTAGAGCATTCGATATGGCTCATTGTTCACGATGTTTGATTCCTTGGGCTCAAAATGATGGTGTATTGTTGATGGAAGTTGATCGAATTCTCAGACCGGGTGGATATTGGGTTTTATCAGGTCCACCGATTCAATGGAGGAAACAATGGAAAGGATGGCAAAGGACGAGGGAAGATTTGAATGCAGAACAAACAGCTATTGAAGATTTAGCTAAAAGTCTTTGTTGGGTGAAATTGATTGAGAAAGATGATATAGCCGTATGGCAAAAGCCTAGAAATCATTTGGGTTGTAAAACCAGTCGTCAAATTTGCTCAATTTCGAACAATGTGGCTGACCCAGATCAAGCTTGGTATACAAATATGGAAACTTGTTTAACCCCTGTTCCAGATGTTTCCCAAGACCTGGCGAAATGGCCGGCGAGACTCAATTCGATTCCTCCGAGGATTAAGTCAGGGAGTGTTAATGGGGTTACTGGTGAATCATTCATGGAAGACAGTGAAGTTTGGAGGAGAAGGGTTTTGCGTTATAAGAATGTTAACAGTGAGTTAAGGAAACCAGGTCGGTACAGGAATTTGTTGGACATGAATGCTAATTTGGGTGGTTTTGCTGCTGCACTTATTAATGATCCTGTTTGGGTTATGAATGTGGTACCGGTTGAGGCTAATGTAAACACTTTGGGAGCTGTTTATGAACGTGGGTTGATTGGAACTTATCATAGTTG GTGTGAAGCTATGTCAACATACCCAAGAACATATGATGTGATTCATGCAGATTCAGTGTTCTCACTTTATGAGAACAAATGTGAAATGGAAGATATATTGTTGGAGATGGACAGGATATTGAGGCCAGAAGGGAGTGTGATAATCAGAGATGATGTTGATTTGGTGTTGAAGGTGAAGAAGATTGTTGAAGGATTGAAATGGGAGAGTCAAATTATTGATCATGAAGATGGACCTTTGAAAAGGGAGAAACTTCTATTTGCTGTCAAAACATATTGGACTGCTCCTCCTCCTCATCAACAAAATTAA
- the LOC124932730 gene encoding uncharacterized protein LOC124932730 isoform X2 gives MHRTSFHPQLEHTMKLILIVRKIASSPVVEGQTLADSSTKTEVPKNQDSISKEAAQNEKTCEPTFYEKSSKVVELVENQCKQGSATSCTRQSEVGSLEQSGQKGESPMLMSEDILPDSSGLSKSKHMKLTDLPRRTSKRLAGIQIHQPLEIKTKNETRSSLASHLGEVVGNVGELVKKTETDIIEQMQLDPKKHTDSRRDPAIIGNVEESVGKIESEDTTKKQKMIETENNIKKKSNQKPTDWPRRISKRLAGIDIVPQLEHKIPTHPRRISAEPLHESKDCLAENVINTGQVQEESSTVVVSAETNQFIPPGADKTVEEETKLPVEVLLSEIWMDPCFEFAVKTLTGDIPIEDHLKLDKIPQPSTITTPPFSKCPWEDDPCFEFAVKTLTGDIEIEDYPREFQTRIGGDRDSDSRAPPTDSTRNDGALQGQLNNKRKKST, from the exons ATGCATAGAACATCCTTTCATCCGCAGCTTGAGCACACAATGAAACTGATACTTATTGTGAGAAAAATC GCATCATCACCAGTTGTCGAGGGACAAACTTTAGCAGATAGCTCAACAAAGACAGAGGTACCAAAGAATCAGGACTCCATTTCGAAAGAAGCTGCACAGAATGAAAAAACTTGTGAACCCACCTTCTATGAAAAGAGTTCAAAAGTTGTCGAGCTCGTAGAAAATCAAT GTAAGCAAGGCTCTGCAACTTCATGCACTAGACAATCAGAAGTTGGGTCTTTGGAGCAAAGTGGACAGAAGGGTGAGTCACCCATGCTAATGTCTGAAGATATCCTGCCAGACTCGTCAGGACTTAGTAAGTCGAAACACATGAAACTGACTGATTTGCCTCGTCGTACCTCAAAGCGCCTTGCAGGCATTCAAATTCACCAACCTCTGgaaattaaaacaaagaatGAAACTCGCTCATCGTTGGCTAGCCATTTGGGTGAGGTAGTAGGCAATGTAGGAGAATTGGTTAAGAAGACTGAAACTGACATTATCGAGCAGATGCAGTTAGATCCCAAGAAACACACTGACTCTCGTCGAGATCCTGCGATAATCGGTAATGTAGAAGAATCTGTTGGAAAGATCGAATCTGAGGATACGACTAAGAAACAGAAGATGATAGAAACAGAAAACAATATCAAGAAAAAGTCAAACCAGAAACCGACTGATTGGCCTCGCCGGATTTCAAAGCGACTTGCCGGCATCGATATCGTTCCGCAGTTGGAACATAAAATCCCCACTCATCCACGTCGTATCTCAGCTGAACCGTTGCATGAATCAAAAGACTGTTTAGCTGAAAATGTAATAAACACAGGTCAAGTGCAAGAAGAATCATCCACTGTTGTTGTTTCAGCCGAAACAAACCAATTTATTCCTCCTGGAGCTGATAAaacagttgaagaagaaacaaaattACCTGTGGAAGTGTTATTGAGTGAAATCTGGATGGACCCTTGTTTTGAGTTTGCAGTAAAAACTCTTACAGGCGATATTCCTATTGAGGATCATCTAAAGCTTGATAAGATTCCACAACCATCTACAATTACAACTCCACCCTTCTCCAAATGCCCGTGGGAAGATGACCCGTGTTTTGAATTTGCGGTTAAGACACTTACTGGTGATATCGAGATTGAAGACTACCCTAGAGAATTTCAAACGAGAATAGGTGGAGATAGAGACTCAGATTCTCGCGCTCCACCAACTGATTCTACTAGAAATGATGGTGCATTACAAGGTCAGTTGaataacaaaagaaagaaatcaacatAG